In Lonchura striata isolate bLonStr1 chromosome 2, bLonStr1.mat, whole genome shotgun sequence, a single genomic region encodes these proteins:
- the TAB3 gene encoding TGF-beta-activated kinase 1 and MAP3K7-binding protein 3, translated as MAQGSQQLDVQVLHDLRQRFPEIPEGVVSQCMLQNNNNLDACCRALAQESSKYLYMEYHSPDDTRMNRNSLLHINLGIHPHTSYHAGDGAQLNGGRTLVHSSSDGHIDPQRTAGKQLICLVQEPHSAPAVVAASPSYNPFFVNDQNRNAATPPPQPPPQPSSIQPGMNTSAMQGPPTYMHIPRYSTNPITVTVSQNLPSGQSVPRALQILPQIPSNLYGTPGSIYIRQTSQSSSGRQTPQNTQWHSSPQGPVPHYTPRPLPVYPHQQNYQPSQYSPKQPQIPQSAFRSPPASQCPSPFGSPQHQVQPPQLSHQSSHVFMPPSPSTVPPHPYQQASQTFQKQGGHSVSYLPPFAGPSLSKGSMNKIEITVEPPQRPGTAMNRSPSPISNQPSQRNQHPLYAATTPPSSSPSRGMSGQPKPPFSVNPVYITYTQPAGPAGAPTQSPRVMVSQPNPTIFKITVGRAPTENLLNLVDQEERSAAPEPIQPISVIPGSGGEKGSHKYQRSSSSGSDDYAYTQALLLHQRARMERLAKELKLEKEELERLKTEVNGMEHDLMQRRLRRVSCTTAIPTPEEMTRLRSLNRQLQINVDCTLKEVDLLQSRGNFDPKATCNFYDNIEPGPVVPPKPYKKEHQNSSKQTPRTQPRDEDFEGAPWNCGSCTFLNHPALNRCEQCEMPRYT; from the exons ATGGCGCAGGGCAGCCAACAGCTTGACGTGCAGGTACTCCATGATCTCCGGCAGCGTTTCCCTGAGATACCTGAAGGGGTGGTATCTCAGTGCATGCTTCAG AACAACAACAACCTCGATGCCTGTTGTCGAGCTCTCGCACAGGAGAGCAGCAAGTATTTGTATATGGAGTACCACAGCCCTGATGACACCAGAATGAATAGAAACAGCCTTTTGCACATCAATCTGGGTATTCATCCTCATACCAGCTATCACGCGGGGGATGGAGCTCAACTTAATGGTGGTCGTACACTGGTACACAGCTCAAGCGATGGACACATTGACCCGCAGCGCACGGCAGGTAAACAGCTGATTTGCTTAGTTCAAGAACCACATTCTGCTCCCGCCGTTGTGGCAGCTTCTCCTAGTTACAATCCATTTTTCGTGAATGACCAGAATAGAAATGCAGCTACTCCtcctccacagccacctccacAGCCATCTTCCATACAACCAGGAATGAACACGTCTGCTATGCAAGGCCCTCCCACGTATATGCACATACCTCGGTACAGTACAAATCCCATTACTGTTACAGTATCACAAAACCTCCCCTCTGGACAGAGTGTACCCAGAGCTCTACAAATTCTTCCACAGATTCCAAGCAATCTTTATGGGACTCCTGGCTCTATTTATATTAGACAAACATCTCAAAGTTCTTCTGGACGACAGACTCCTCAGAACACACAGTGGCATTCATCGCCACAGGGCCCAGTTCCACATTATACTCCTCGTCCTCTACCTGTATATCCGCATCAACAGAACTACCAACCTTCTCAGTATTCTCCAAAAcaaccccagatccctcagTCGGCTTTTCGATCCCCACCGGCATCCCAGTGTCCCTCTCCCTTTGGCTCTCCTCAACACCAAGTTCAACCTCCTCAGTTGAGTCACCAGAGTTCACATGTTTTCATGCCTCCTAGTCCTTCcactgtcccaccccatccgtATCAGCAGGCATCCCAGACTTTTCAAAAGCAAGGTGGTCACTCTGTATCATACCTTCCTCCTTTTGCTGGACCTAGTTTATCCAAAGGTTCCatgaataaaatagaaattacaGTTGAGCCACCGCAAAGACCTGGGACTGCAATGAACAGAAGCCCTTCACCTATAAGTAATCAACCATCTCAACGAAACCAGCACCCGCTGTACGCAGCCACTACTCCTCCTTCAAGCTCTCCATCCAGAGGTATGTCGGGACAACCCAAACCTCCATTTAGTGTTAATCCAGTATATATTACCTACACTCAACCAGCTGGACCTGCAGGTGCACCAACACAGTCTCCTCGGGTAATGGTGTCTCAGCCAAACCCaaccatttttaaaatcacagtaGGTCGAGCACCGACTGAGAATCTTTTAAATTTAGTGGACCAAGAAGAGCGTTCTGCAGCACCAGAACCTATTCAGCCTATTTCTGTAATCCCAGGAtctggaggagaaaaaggaagccATAAGTATCAGAGAAGTTCTAGTTCTGGATCAGACGACTATGCTTACACTCAAG CCTTGCTGTTACATCAACGAGCAAGGATGGAGAGGTTAGCAAAGGAACTGAAGCTTGAGAAAGAAGAGCTTGAGCGCCTGAAGACTGAAGTCAACGGCATGGAGCATGATCTGATGCAGAGACGGCTTCGGAGAGTCAGCTGTACAACTGCAATTCCCACA CCTGAGGAAATGACCAGATTGAGAAGCCTCAACCGACAACTCCAGATAAATGTTGACTGTACACTGAAAGAAGTTGATCTCCTTCAATCTAGAG GAAACTTTGATCCGAAAGCCACATGTAACTTCTATGATAACATAGAGCCTGGTCCTGTTGTGCCACCAAAGCCATATAAAAAAG aGCATCAAAACAGCTCCAAACAGACTCCACGGACTCAGCCAAGAGATGAAGACTTTGAAGGGGCCCCATGGAATTGTGGTAGCTGCACCTTTCTAAATCACCCAGCACTAAATCGCTGTGAACAGTGTGAAATGCCACGATACACCTGA